A window from Hymenobacter volaticus encodes these proteins:
- a CDS encoding glucoamylase family protein: MTTKLLVLLCLLLPGLLHAQQKPAPKKAATTKFDPRQRPRNLTDEQLLDQVQRQTFRYFWDFGHPVSGMARERSNVAYEYGNEVVTTGGTGFGIMAIIVAADRKWITREHAATRILKIVKFLEKADSFHGVFSHWLNGETGKVIRFSQKDDGGDLVETSFLFEGLICARQYFTQETKTEQELRNHILWMWEGVEWNWHTQGGQNVLYWHWSPNNGWSMNHQIHGWNECLITYVLAASSPKYAIDKKVYDQGWATGDYFRNGKEFYKTKLPLGFDYGGPLFFSHYTFLGLDPRGLKDQYADYMQQNQAHTRINYAYCVDNPKKYKGYGPNSWGLTASDSYKGYAAHSPSEDLGVISPTAALSAMPYAPAESMAALKHFYNDLGDKIWSDYGFVDGFSEHHNWYAKSHLAIDQGPIVGMIENHRTGLLWKLFMSSPDVQRGLTKLGFESPQIKK, encoded by the coding sequence ATGACTACCAAACTCCTTGTACTGCTGTGCCTGCTACTGCCAGGCTTGCTCCACGCGCAGCAAAAACCCGCACCTAAAAAAGCAGCTACCACCAAGTTCGACCCGCGGCAGCGGCCCCGCAATCTAACCGACGAGCAACTCCTCGACCAAGTGCAGCGGCAAACGTTTCGCTACTTCTGGGACTTCGGGCACCCCGTATCAGGTATGGCGCGCGAGCGGAGCAACGTGGCCTACGAGTATGGCAACGAGGTAGTAACGACGGGCGGTACGGGCTTCGGCATTATGGCCATCATCGTGGCCGCCGACCGCAAGTGGATTACGCGGGAGCATGCCGCTACGCGCATCCTGAAAATCGTGAAGTTTCTGGAAAAGGCGGATTCGTTTCACGGGGTGTTTTCACACTGGCTGAACGGGGAAACTGGCAAGGTCATCCGGTTCAGCCAGAAGGACGATGGGGGAGACTTGGTGGAGACATCGTTTCTATTTGAAGGCCTGATTTGTGCCCGCCAATACTTCACGCAGGAAACCAAAACCGAGCAGGAATTGCGCAACCATATTCTGTGGATGTGGGAGGGGGTGGAGTGGAACTGGCACACGCAAGGCGGCCAAAACGTGCTCTACTGGCACTGGAGCCCCAACAACGGCTGGAGCATGAACCACCAGATTCATGGCTGGAACGAGTGCCTGATTACCTACGTGCTGGCCGCGTCCTCGCCCAAATACGCCATCGACAAAAAGGTGTACGACCAGGGCTGGGCTACTGGTGACTACTTCCGCAACGGCAAGGAGTTCTACAAAACCAAGCTGCCCTTGGGCTTCGACTACGGCGGCCCGCTGTTCTTCTCGCACTACACTTTCCTCGGCCTCGACCCCCGCGGCCTAAAAGACCAGTACGCCGACTACATGCAGCAAAACCAGGCGCACACCCGCATCAATTACGCCTACTGCGTCGACAACCCCAAGAAGTACAAAGGCTACGGCCCCAACAGTTGGGGCCTTACCGCCTCCGACAGCTACAAAGGCTACGCCGCCCACTCGCCCTCCGAAGACCTCGGCGTGATTTCGCCCACCGCGGCCCTCTCAGCTATGCCCTACGCACCTGCCGAGTCGATGGCCGCCCTCAAGCACTTCTACAACGACCTCGGCGACAAAATTTGGAGTGATTACGGTTTCGTCGATGGCTTCAGTGAGCACCACAATTGGTACGCCAAGTCGCACCTCGCCATCGACCAGGGGCCCATCGTGGGCATGATAGAAAACCACCGCACTGGTCTGCTCTGGAAGCTGTTCATGAGCAGCCCCGACGTGCAGCGCGGCCTCACCAAGCTCGGTTTTGAAAGCCCGCAGATCAAGAAATAA